Proteins encoded in a region of the Stieleria neptunia genome:
- the amt gene encoding ammonium transporter, which yields MNDLTSIDLLWVLLCTGQVLLMQAGFCLLESGMSRAKNSINVAIKNLIDICVSAIAYWVVGFGLMYGASLTGWLGSSHFLLGADVGSGLLAFFLFQVVFCGTATTIISGAVAERIRFRSYVIISVFVSAIVYPVFGHWAWGGIVAGSGSGWLASLGFIDFAGSTVVHSVGAWVSLAAVLIVGPRLGRFGTHPRAIQSSNLPMVVIGIVVLWFGWLGFNGGSGLGLTDEVPKILVNTMISAAAGGITSLAIVMFRLGRPDVAMVGNGVIAGLVAVTAGCHLLSPFTSLIVGSIAAVICLASTWMLHRLAIDDVIGAIPAHGFAGVWGTLAIALLTDPAAWGNGNDWAGQLAVQSYGCAAAFAWAFGLSFVVLYAINAVYPLRVPRRHEYIGLNIAEHQANSELQDLLTQMSRHRKGREFSHRVKIEPFTEIGQIAAAYNRVIAEVDQEFAGRREAQQQYESIFNGAVEGIYQTYPDGSFRSANPALAKLCGYESAEQLYASVRNVAAEVYADGETRDQFLREIALHDRVSDFRARLRRRDGSEIWISENARAVRDEEGSVRYFEGTVVDITQRLSSEQLRLQKEQAEAANNAKSEFLAGMSHEMRTPLNGIVSMLELMDEGELSRQQAKYLQIARRSSTTLLAIINDILDLSKIEAGRLELESVPFSLVDLVDETVEMLYHRAKSKGLHLSAHFEHGVPEILLGDPVRLQQILINLISNAIKFTLVGGVNLRVRLDRSESTPDAAASGGDQWLQIEVSDTGIGIPLERQSKIFEAFAQADASTTRRFGGSGLGLNICQQLVVAMGGRIRVHSELDVGSTFCCVIPAMEPDATIEDVPKTNILAQRSHSRIAGKSVLLIAPANGETDVIQDYLERWGANCLVASSVPSARQTLRAVHGSNDNIDLLMVETSLIGWPADETWPDGLEAIKRRVLIGESDREHPAEVLLSQPVRPSALLEAIETSLSDLPKLGQPNRNRRDAGDESIGKGRRVLVVDDNEINTTVASELLERLDFRADTVASAAAAITMAKDASYDVILMDCEMPVMDGFDATRELRRLHQAGELDLPPDRPLRIIAVTAQALAGQVERCFRAGMNAHLAKPISKTVFARTLRDVFEAEPIDNNAVLDTRSNAPVGPFSHLASEAALNWHEVVQRCGDSEATSYEVIRMFKRQLPEQFGGLSDAIGDGDLQRAGASSHRLKGVAATMSAVPIATLAGAIETAVRNGDQKDLPQTLKQLESEIERCLDWIDQKLAEVEP from the coding sequence ATGAACGATCTGACATCCATTGATTTGTTGTGGGTCCTGCTCTGCACCGGCCAAGTGTTGTTGATGCAGGCCGGTTTCTGCTTGCTTGAAAGCGGAATGTCGCGGGCCAAGAACAGCATCAATGTCGCGATCAAGAACTTAATCGACATTTGTGTCTCGGCGATTGCGTATTGGGTCGTCGGTTTCGGATTGATGTATGGCGCGTCGCTGACGGGCTGGTTGGGTTCCTCGCATTTCTTGTTGGGCGCCGACGTCGGGTCGGGCTTGTTGGCATTCTTTCTGTTTCAAGTCGTCTTTTGCGGGACGGCGACGACGATCATCAGCGGTGCGGTGGCAGAGCGGATTCGTTTTCGCAGCTACGTGATCATCAGCGTTTTTGTCAGCGCGATCGTGTATCCGGTCTTTGGTCACTGGGCCTGGGGCGGGATCGTTGCGGGCAGCGGTTCGGGGTGGCTTGCGTCGCTGGGGTTCATCGATTTTGCCGGATCCACCGTGGTGCATTCGGTGGGGGCCTGGGTTTCGTTGGCGGCGGTTCTGATCGTCGGTCCCCGGTTGGGGCGGTTCGGCACGCATCCCCGAGCGATCCAGTCGAGCAATTTGCCGATGGTCGTGATCGGCATCGTGGTGCTTTGGTTCGGCTGGCTGGGCTTTAACGGCGGCAGCGGATTGGGGCTGACCGACGAGGTTCCGAAGATTTTGGTCAACACCATGATTTCGGCTGCGGCGGGTGGCATCACGTCCTTGGCGATCGTGATGTTTCGATTGGGCCGTCCGGACGTTGCGATGGTTGGCAACGGCGTGATCGCCGGGCTGGTCGCGGTCACCGCGGGGTGTCATCTGTTGAGCCCCTTTACCTCGCTGATCGTTGGCAGCATCGCCGCAGTGATTTGTCTGGCATCCACGTGGATGCTGCATCGGCTGGCGATCGACGACGTGATCGGCGCCATCCCGGCACATGGATTCGCCGGTGTCTGGGGCACGTTGGCGATCGCGTTGTTGACCGATCCGGCGGCGTGGGGCAACGGAAACGATTGGGCGGGCCAGCTGGCGGTGCAATCGTACGGCTGCGCCGCCGCGTTCGCATGGGCGTTCGGATTGAGCTTTGTCGTCTTGTATGCCATCAACGCGGTGTATCCGCTGCGGGTGCCGCGGCGACATGAATACATCGGGTTGAACATCGCGGAGCATCAAGCCAATTCTGAACTGCAAGATCTGTTGACACAGATGTCTCGGCACCGAAAGGGCCGCGAATTCAGTCACCGCGTCAAGATCGAACCGTTTACGGAAATCGGCCAAATCGCCGCGGCATACAATCGAGTGATTGCGGAGGTGGACCAGGAGTTCGCCGGCCGGCGAGAGGCCCAGCAACAATACGAAAGTATCTTCAACGGCGCCGTCGAGGGGATCTACCAGACGTATCCCGACGGATCGTTTCGCAGCGCCAACCCGGCGTTGGCAAAACTGTGCGGCTACGAATCCGCCGAACAGCTTTACGCGTCGGTTCGAAATGTTGCCGCCGAGGTCTACGCCGACGGCGAAACACGCGATCAGTTTCTGCGTGAAATCGCGCTGCACGATCGCGTCAGCGATTTCCGAGCCCGATTGCGACGCCGCGACGGATCGGAGATCTGGATCAGCGAAAACGCCCGTGCGGTTCGAGACGAAGAGGGAAGTGTCCGGTATTTCGAAGGCACCGTTGTTGACATCACCCAGCGGTTGTCGTCCGAGCAACTGCGTTTGCAAAAAGAACAGGCCGAGGCGGCCAACAACGCCAAGAGTGAGTTTCTGGCGGGGATGAGTCACGAAATGCGAACCCCGCTCAACGGCATCGTCTCGATGTTGGAATTGATGGACGAGGGTGAACTTTCGCGACAACAAGCCAAGTACTTGCAAATCGCCAGACGGTCGTCCACCACGTTGTTGGCGATCATCAACGACATTCTGGACCTTTCCAAGATCGAAGCCGGCCGATTGGAACTGGAATCGGTTCCGTTTTCACTGGTCGATCTGGTGGACGAAACCGTCGAAATGCTGTACCACCGAGCCAAGTCCAAGGGGCTGCATCTGTCAGCGCATTTCGAACACGGCGTTCCCGAAATCCTGCTCGGCGATCCGGTGCGGCTGCAACAAATCCTGATCAATCTGATCAGCAACGCGATCAAATTTACGCTGGTCGGCGGAGTCAATTTGCGGGTGCGGCTGGACCGATCCGAATCGACACCCGATGCCGCCGCGTCGGGCGGTGATCAATGGTTGCAGATCGAGGTCAGCGACACCGGCATCGGCATCCCGCTGGAGCGACAATCGAAGATCTTCGAAGCGTTCGCGCAAGCCGACGCGTCAACCACGCGGCGTTTCGGCGGCAGCGGATTGGGACTGAACATCTGCCAGCAGTTGGTGGTCGCGATGGGCGGTCGGATTCGGGTCCACAGCGAACTCGATGTCGGTTCCACGTTCTGCTGTGTGATCCCCGCGATGGAACCGGATGCGACGATCGAAGACGTGCCCAAAACCAATATCCTGGCGCAGCGAAGTCATTCGCGAATCGCAGGAAAGTCGGTGCTGTTGATCGCACCGGCCAACGGGGAAACCGATGTCATTCAGGACTATCTGGAACGTTGGGGCGCGAACTGTCTGGTGGCCAGTTCCGTCCCCTCGGCCCGGCAAACGCTCCGGGCGGTCCACGGATCCAACGACAACATCGACCTGTTAATGGTCGAAACGAGTTTGATCGGTTGGCCGGCCGATGAGACGTGGCCGGATGGTTTGGAGGCGATCAAACGACGCGTCCTGATCGGTGAATCGGACCGCGAGCACCCCGCCGAAGTGCTGCTCAGCCAGCCCGTCCGGCCGTCTGCGTTGTTGGAAGCGATCGAGACGTCGCTGAGTGATTTGCCGAAGTTGGGGCAACCCAATCGCAATCGCCGGGACGCGGGCGACGAATCCATCGGCAAGGGACGTCGGGTGCTGGTCGTCGACGACAATGAAATCAACACCACCGTGGCATCGGAACTGTTGGAGCGACTTGATTTTCGAGCCGACACCGTCGCATCGGCCGCGGCGGCCATCACGATGGCGAAAGACGCCAGCTATGACGTGATCCTGATGGATTGCGAGATGCCGGTGATGGATGGCTTTGATGCGACCCGCGAGCTGCGGCGATTGCATCAGGCCGGTGAACTCGATTTGCCGCCGGATCGTCCGCTGCGGATCATCGCGGTCACCGCCCAAGCGTTGGCGGGACAGGTCGAACGTTGTTTTCGCGCCGGAATGAACGCCCACCTCGCCAAGCCGATTTCGAAAACGGTGTTCGCGCGCACCCTCCGCGATGTGTTCGAAGCCGAACCGATCGACAACAACGCGGTCCTCGACACCCGGTCCAACGCGCCGGTCGGCCCGTTCAGCCATCTTGCGTCGGAAGCGGCATTGAATTGGCACGAAGTCGTTCAGCGTTGCGGCGACAGCGAAGCGACATCCTACGAAGTGATTCGCATGTTCAAACGGCAATTGCCGGAACAATTTGGCGGGTTGAGTGACGCCATTGGTGACGGAGATCTGCAACGGGCCGGCGCCAGTTCCCATCGACTCAAGGGCGTTGCGGCCACGATGTCGGCGGTCCCAATTGCCACGCTTGCCGGAGCGATCGAAACCGCCGTCCGAAACGGTGACCAGAAAGATTTGCCACAAACATTGAAACAACTGGAATCGGAAATCGAGCGCTGTCTCGATTGGATTGATCAAAAACTGGCCGAGGTTGAACCATGA
- a CDS encoding molybdopterin-dependent oxidoreductase, whose amino-acid sequence MNPKPLPPHQQLVGRDRWPVVGERAPRHSDLPWTITVGGQVWTERRVDLHQLATMPQTTRRIDVHCVTRWSKLQMEFEGVRFAELVAAPNGQPLWNPQARFVSFVARSERSHSTSLPLQELLTLDPLIALKADGESLSSEHGGPVRMVVPGKYFYKSVKWLQRIEFLSDDRLGYWESEAGYHNGADPWKEQRYIAASLGKQDAARLIRQRDFSGRDLLSLEARGLDLEKLHASNSLLRNADLRETNLRRADFRGANLSNAHLQSADLRDANLRGADLEGADFSAADLRGADLRDASLFGVSFGVVNADGGLSQAALIDATTKITTTSFDALTPQQRAWLRSQSVTLF is encoded by the coding sequence ATGAACCCCAAACCGCTCCCTCCCCATCAGCAATTGGTCGGCCGCGATCGTTGGCCCGTCGTCGGCGAACGGGCGCCCCGCCACAGCGATCTTCCGTGGACGATCACGGTTGGCGGCCAGGTGTGGACCGAGCGTCGTGTGGATTTGCACCAACTGGCGACGATGCCTCAAACGACACGACGGATCGATGTGCATTGCGTGACGCGGTGGTCCAAGTTGCAGATGGAGTTTGAAGGCGTTCGGTTTGCGGAACTTGTCGCCGCGCCAAACGGTCAGCCGCTTTGGAATCCGCAGGCCCGATTTGTTTCGTTTGTCGCTCGAAGCGAACGCTCGCATAGCACGTCGCTGCCGCTGCAGGAACTGTTGACCCTGGATCCCTTGATCGCGTTGAAAGCCGACGGCGAATCCTTGTCGAGCGAACACGGCGGACCGGTACGGATGGTCGTGCCGGGCAAGTACTTTTACAAGAGCGTCAAGTGGCTGCAACGCATCGAGTTTCTGTCCGACGATCGACTCGGTTATTGGGAATCCGAAGCCGGTTACCACAACGGGGCCGATCCTTGGAAAGAGCAGCGGTACATCGCCGCGAGTCTGGGAAAGCAAGACGCCGCTCGGCTGATTCGCCAACGTGATTTCAGCGGCCGTGATCTGTTGAGTTTGGAAGCGCGCGGTCTGGATCTGGAAAAGCTCCATGCATCCAACTCGCTGTTGCGCAACGCGGATCTGCGGGAAACGAACCTGCGTCGCGCGGATTTTCGTGGCGCCAATCTTTCCAACGCGCATTTGCAATCCGCCGATCTGCGTGATGCGAACCTTCGCGGGGCGGATTTGGAAGGCGCCGATTTTTCAGCCGCCGACCTCCGCGGCGCCGACCTGCGCGATGCATCACTGTTCGGCGTCAGCTTCGGCGTGGTGAATGCCGACGGCGGGCTTTCGCAGGCTGCCTTGATCGACGCGACGACCAAGATCACCACAACGTCCTTCGACGCGCTGACACCGCAGCAGCGGGCTTGGTTGCGATCGCAATCCGTGACGTTGTTCTAG
- a CDS encoding LysR family transcriptional regulator, with product MPRSIQSEDLNFAQLRTFQLVMQEGGYAAAARVSHLSVPSVWQHIQALEKVYGVELFARAGRHVEPTAAAETLYEHVSSILVQVESTFDVVARSSIDQTIRVVAGARMMLEDLAAPLAAFHKRHPNHLVIRQGSDRRAEELLMDDQADLAMALEPGPDRKSAHLHYEPAYTVEFLAVAKRSHPYMKSRAAGLEELAEHPLVVTLAGTHGRDALDQALHREGLQAKISVETDNSAFTIACVAAGMGIGILAGRSNGVLSKKLASRSLSDKLGQRRIVLMWRKGRLLTDPMVDLVEQLKLAPE from the coding sequence ATGCCGCGTTCGATCCAGTCCGAAGATTTGAATTTCGCTCAACTGCGGACGTTTCAGTTGGTGATGCAAGAAGGCGGTTACGCGGCGGCGGCCCGCGTTTCGCACCTCTCGGTGCCGTCGGTCTGGCAACACATCCAGGCGTTGGAGAAGGTTTATGGGGTGGAGTTGTTTGCGCGGGCGGGACGGCATGTCGAGCCGACCGCGGCGGCGGAGACCTTGTACGAACATGTCAGTTCGATCTTGGTTCAGGTCGAATCGACATTTGATGTGGTGGCACGATCCTCGATCGACCAAACGATACGTGTGGTCGCCGGGGCGCGGATGATGCTCGAAGACCTTGCGGCTCCGTTGGCGGCGTTTCACAAACGGCACCCCAACCACTTGGTGATTCGTCAGGGCAGCGATCGCCGGGCCGAAGAGTTGCTGATGGACGACCAAGCCGACCTCGCGATGGCCTTGGAACCGGGGCCGGACCGCAAGTCAGCCCACCTTCACTATGAACCGGCCTACACGGTCGAATTTCTGGCGGTGGCGAAGAGATCGCATCCCTACATGAAGTCACGTGCGGCGGGGCTGGAGGAGTTGGCCGAGCACCCTCTGGTGGTCACGTTGGCGGGGACGCATGGAAGAGACGCGCTGGACCAGGCGTTGCACCGGGAAGGTTTGCAGGCCAAGATCAGCGTCGAAACCGACAACAGCGCCTTTACCATCGCCTGTGTCGCCGCCGGCATGGGGATCGGCATCCTGGCCGGCCGCAGCAACGGCGTGTTGAGCAAGAAACTCGCCTCACGATCACTCAGCGACAAACTTGGTCAGCGCAGGATCGTGTTGATGTGGCGGAAGGGACGATTGCTGACCGACCCGATGGTGGACCTGGTCGAACAATTGAAATTGGCGCCGGAGTGA
- a CDS encoding isocitrate/isopropylmalate dehydrogenase family protein, with translation MSSYRIALLPGDGIGPECMDATHRVLDHMVNQIDGLDLGFTSHRAGAELYRDTGETLPAAVLDDCLAADAVLLSAIGLPDVRYPDGTEVQPTMMVGLRRALAVHSAVRPVKLYRGAPGVLKDTGPGIDFVIIRENLEGLFASFGGGSRVGDEVATDTLVVTRKGTSQVSDFAFRLARRRNGRPVDGKKMVTCVDKANVFQSMAFFRKVFFDVAKDYPEIQADAVYVDAMSLYMVQNPWDFDVLVMENQFGDILSDLGAGLVGGLGLGPSAEIGQEHGLFQPSHGTAPQLAGKNVANPLATILSAAMMLDWLGDKHNDAVCLGAAVDLEQAVEKVITDGNVITPDMGGNATTSQVADAVCDALGCDTPGHDARSVATPAT, from the coding sequence ATGAGTTCTTATCGAATCGCGTTGTTGCCGGGCGATGGCATTGGACCGGAGTGCATGGACGCAACGCACCGGGTACTCGACCACATGGTCAACCAGATCGACGGTTTGGATCTGGGGTTCACGTCACACCGCGCGGGTGCAGAACTGTATCGCGACACGGGTGAAACGCTACCGGCGGCGGTACTGGACGATTGTTTGGCCGCCGATGCGGTGTTGTTGTCCGCGATCGGTCTGCCCGACGTGCGCTACCCCGACGGCACCGAAGTCCAGCCGACGATGATGGTCGGATTGCGACGTGCGTTGGCGGTGCATTCGGCGGTCCGTCCGGTCAAACTTTATCGCGGCGCCCCGGGCGTGCTCAAAGACACCGGCCCGGGCATCGATTTTGTCATCATCCGAGAAAACCTGGAAGGACTGTTTGCATCCTTCGGCGGCGGCAGCAGGGTCGGCGACGAGGTGGCCACCGACACGCTGGTCGTGACCCGCAAAGGCACGTCGCAGGTTTCGGATTTTGCCTTCCGGCTGGCCCGGCGTCGCAACGGACGTCCCGTCGACGGCAAAAAAATGGTCACCTGTGTCGACAAGGCGAACGTGTTCCAAAGCATGGCGTTCTTTCGCAAAGTCTTTTTTGATGTCGCGAAAGACTATCCCGAAATTCAAGCCGACGCGGTGTATGTCGACGCGATGAGTTTGTACATGGTGCAAAACCCCTGGGACTTTGACGTCTTGGTGATGGAAAACCAGTTCGGCGACATTCTGTCGGATCTGGGAGCCGGCTTGGTCGGCGGGCTCGGCCTCGGCCCCTCGGCCGAGATCGGCCAAGAGCACGGTCTCTTTCAACCTTCCCACGGGACCGCACCGCAACTGGCCGGCAAGAACGTCGCCAATCCGCTGGCGACCATACTGTCGGCCGCGATGATGTTGGACTGGCTGGGCGACAAACACAACGACGCCGTTTGTCTGGGCGCGGCCGTGGACTTGGAACAGGCGGTCGAGAAAGTGATCACCGACGGCAACGTGATCACACCCGACATGGGCGGCAACGCCACCACGTCCCAAGTCGCCGATGCAGTCTGTGACGCGTTGGGATGCGACACGCCGGGCCACGACGCACGCAGCGTCGCCACCCCCGCCACTTGA
- a CDS encoding response regulator, which produces MNDRILIVDDDPIIRQMISSTLRQGGFEVVTAEDGRGALERLKEGNTRLVISDWQMPEMNGIDLCCQIRNGDFGGYVYLILLTTMDSVAQRVEGLVSGADDFVSKPFHPSELIARVNVGKRVLQLETREALIFSLAKLAESRDPETGHHIERVQCYSRCLAEQLVHNPKFAETITPQYIQLIYQTSPLHDIGKVGVPDAVLLKPGKLTDEEFLAIKAHPRIGAETLQGAIQRSPEASFLKMAYDIALSHHEKYDGSGYPEGLVGDAIPLSARIVALADVYDALTTNRVYKDAYSHERSESIIVQGRGSHFDPDVVDAFLEIETTFMAIRRQFDDSRDVDTLQPISAAPISADGISADGISAAPISADGMSVG; this is translated from the coding sequence ATGAATGACCGCATTTTGATTGTCGATGACGATCCCATCATTCGACAAATGATCTCGTCGACGTTGCGACAAGGCGGTTTTGAGGTCGTCACCGCCGAAGACGGGCGCGGGGCGCTCGAGCGGCTCAAAGAAGGCAATACCCGTTTGGTGATCAGCGATTGGCAGATGCCGGAAATGAACGGCATCGACCTCTGTTGCCAGATTCGAAACGGTGATTTCGGCGGCTACGTCTATTTGATTCTGTTGACCACGATGGATTCGGTTGCCCAACGCGTCGAAGGGCTGGTTTCTGGCGCCGATGATTTCGTCAGCAAGCCGTTTCATCCCAGCGAGTTGATCGCCCGCGTCAACGTCGGCAAACGCGTGCTGCAATTGGAGACCCGCGAGGCGTTGATTTTTTCGCTGGCAAAGCTGGCCGAAAGTCGTGACCCGGAAACCGGACATCACATCGAACGCGTTCAATGCTACTCGCGTTGTCTGGCCGAACAGTTGGTACACAACCCCAAGTTCGCCGAGACGATCACACCCCAGTACATTCAACTGATCTATCAAACCAGCCCCCTGCACGACATCGGGAAAGTCGGCGTGCCCGATGCCGTGCTGTTGAAACCGGGCAAATTGACCGACGAAGAATTCCTGGCCATCAAGGCACATCCCCGGATCGGCGCCGAGACCTTGCAAGGGGCGATTCAACGGAGCCCCGAAGCATCGTTTTTGAAGATGGCGTATGACATCGCGCTTTCGCACCACGAAAAATATGACGGTAGCGGTTACCCCGAAGGCCTGGTTGGAGATGCCATTCCGCTGTCGGCGCGGATCGTGGCGCTGGCGGATGTGTACGACGCGTTGACGACGAACCGAGTCTACAAAGACGCCTATTCGCACGAAAGATCTGAATCGATCATCGTCCAAGGTCGCGGCAGCCACTTTGATCCCGATGTCGTCGATGCCTTTCTGGAAATCGAAACCACCTTCATGGCGATTCGCCGACAATTCGACGACAGTCGCGACGTCGACACGCTGCAGCCGATCAGTGCGGCCCCGATCAGTGCGGACGGGATCAGTGCGGACGGGATCAGTGCGGCCCCGATCAGTGCGGACGGGATGTCGGTCGGTTGA